The stretch of DNA ACGAACTCGAAACTTGTCTTCATGAAATACAAGCAATGAAAACTATACAAGATAAAGAAATGTTAAAACATCATAGTAAGAAACTACATCTTATTACAGCCCATCTACAGAAGAAACATAAGCTAGTCACGGAAGGTTATTATATGAGTGTGTTTATGTCTGTAGGTGTAGCCATTGGAGTAGCGTTAGGTTTATCTGCGTTCGATAATATCGGTATGGGAATCCCAATTGGAATAGGTATTGGTATAGCTATCGGTGCAGGTATGGATGCTGATGCAAAGAAAAAAGGTTTAGTTTTATAATGTAAAAGAGGTCTGCCACTTATTATTCGGCAGACCTCTTTCTATTATAGTACTTTCTCTTTTAACTTTTCTAATATGCTATCTGACACAATATCCCGTAGAGAAGCATCGTTTACGTATAAATCTTTAATTTGCTTAAAGAGGGCAGATTGCTTTTCCTTAAAATCTGGTGAGTCACTTGGGGGAAGGGAAGACTTCATTTTATCCACCATTTCCTGCACTTTAGGAGCTCTTGGGCCCCATACAGCTACTTCTTCACCAGCCTGGTTAATGAAAATAAAGATTGGAATAGAGCGAGCTGTCCCATTCGTTAAATATTGATCCATTAATTCAAGGTTTTGATCGCGAAGAATAAAGCGAACGTCCATTTTACCGGCTTCAGCTATTTTCATTAATATCGGATTATTAAGTAGGGCATCTCCACACCAGTCTTCCGTAATAACAATAACGTTTAATTGTTGTTGTGCTACCTTTTGTAACAGCGAAGTTTCTTCCGTTTTTAAAGAAAAATCTTGATAAATAGTTTCCATTTCTTCTCTGTTTACCGTCATGTTTTCTTTATATTGTTCATATGTAAGTCCTTTTGCAAACCACTCATTTAAATTCATTGTTTTCCACCTCATTTTATTCTTTCTTTTAAAGTACCAAATTTCATGCGTATCTTACTAGAGTTTTGCTTCGGAAATGCAAAAATATACAGAAACATCTATAAACACGAACATTCTTTTTTATAATCAGGCAAAACTAATAGTAAAAATAATGTATGACGGGAGGGATATAAATTGAAGGTGGCGATAATGGGAGCGGGGTTGTCAGGCTTAGCTTGTGCTATTATGTTAGAACGGAATGGAGTCTATCCAACAATATACGAGAGTAGATCGAAAGTTGGAGACCGCTTCATAAATGGCGAGGCACTCTTCTCGATTTTAACTAGACCGATTAACGACTCCATTAGCTATTTATCAAATGAATACGAACTGTACTTAAAGCCAACGAGTCATATTGGGCAAATGGTCATACATAGCGAAAACAGTAAAGCTACTATTAATGAGAGAATTGGTTTTGTTAATATTAGAGGTCGACATGAGCTATCTTTTGAAAATCAATTAGCAGAGCAAGTTAACTCAGAGCTAATATTTAACTCTGAAAAGTCGTATGAGGAGCTTTCGCAAGAGTATACTCACGTTGTGATGGCAACAGGTGATGCTTCCTATGCGGTAAAAGTAAAAAACTTTAAAGAAGATTTATCGGTAACGTTAAAGGGAGCGACAGTTGAAGGGAATTTTGAACGTTTTTCCGTTAGTGTATGGTTAAATAACGAATTAGCTCCTAAAGGATATGGCTATTTACTTCCGTTTTCTGATAAAGAAGCCAACATTGTCATTGCTTTTCCTGATGAGGCAATCAAAACAGATGAAGAAATAAATAAGCTTTGGGACCGATTTTTTCAAACAGTTTGTTCCGAGCTTGGACAATCGTTAAAGATTACCGATCAATTTCAAATTAGAAATTATAAGATTGGAATTTGCAACGCACCTCGAATTGGTAATACGTTCTTTACAGGAAATTGCTTCGGTGCAATTATGCCTTTTCTCGGATTTGGCCAATTTCAAGCACTATTAACTGGGATATATGCTGCACAAGACATATGTGGCTTAGGAACCTATGAACAATTAACGAAGCCTTTAATGAAGAGTTACGAGCATTCGTTAATACTCCGCCGAGCGTTAGAACAAATGAACAATAACACATATGATTTTCTCATTTCCCATCTTGATGGTCGTATCGGTAGTAAAATCTTTCAACAAAGTACACATAATCCATTGAAGGTATTAAGTTATTTAATTAGGCCGTTTATAAAAAAGGAGCCCCGCTATTTAAGAAACGAATAAAAAACGAAGGCAAATATCAGTGGGGACGTCCCCACTGATATATAAACCTACCCGTGTAATTTCATCGCTGCTTCTGCAACAAGCTTACCATAATTGCGTGCAATTTCCATTTCTGCATCAGTCGGCTTATTGAGCGGTGCGTCTTTCGATTGTTCAACGGGAATTACTGCGACAGCTCCGTAAGGACAACCGTATTGAGCACGATCCGCATCATTCGGTCCGGTATTAGATACAACAATCATTCCATGGTGAAACATCGGTGTTTGTAATGCGCGACAAACGTTTTCTACTCCTCCATGTTGTGTTGTCGTCGTCGCAAAAACGCCCCCAACTTTCCCTTGGAATGCGCCAGTATACCAAATCCCGCCTAATTTCGAAAAGAACGCCGACATTTTTTCATTCGGTTCTCCGAACGTACCACCTGAACCCCAAATGATTGCAGCTGCTTCTTTTAATTCTTCTGGATCTACTTCGTCTACTGACTTATATATAACGTCTGCACCACTAACTTGTTTAGCTCCATCAGAAATGGCAGAACCTAAAACTTCTGTATGTCCATACATACTTGCATGTAATACGTAAACTTTCATTATGACAACTCCTTTATTAAAAAGTTTGTACTTTGTTATTATTCTTTATCATAAAGGTTTTAAACGTGTGTTTATTTTTTGGAAAATATCGTTCGAAGGGGTCAAATATAGATAGAAAAATCCCCCGTGTCGAAACACGAGGGATAGAGGGATTATAATTTTGTTATTTCTTTTTCGAAAGCTTCATCAACTGGTACGTAATTATAACCTAAGTCTTTTGCAACTGCTTCATACGTGATCGAACCGTTTACAACGTTTACTCCAAGCTTTAAAGCATGGTTTTCTGCAATGGCCTTTTGCACGCCTTTGTTTGCAATTTGTAGAGCGTAATTCATTGTTGCATTTGTTAATGCAATTGTAGATGTTCTAGGAACAGCTCCAGGCATGTTTGCAACAGCGTAATGAACAACACCGTGTTTTACGTACGTTGGGTTGTCATGAGTTGTGATGTGGTCAGAAGTTGCGAAAATACCACCTTGGTCGATTGCGATATCAACGACAACAGATCCAGGGCTCATTGACTTAATCATTTCTTCTGAAACTAACTTCGGTGCTTTTGCTCCAGGAATTAAAACTGCTCCGATAACAAGATCAGATTCTTTTACTGCTTCTGCAATATTGAATGGGTTTGACATTAATGTTGTTACATCTGTACCAAATATATCATCTAATTGACGTAAACGCTCAGGGCTTAAATCGATAATTGTAACTTCCGCACCAAGTCCAACTGCCATTTTCGCAGCATTTGTACCAGCTACACCGCCACCAATAATCGTTACTTTTCCACGTTTAACACCAGGTACGCCTGATAGAAGGATACCTTTACCACCGTGTACTTTTTCTAAAAATTGTGCACCGATTTGTGCTGCCATTCTTCCAGCAACTTCACTCATTGGAGTAAGTAGTGGTAATGTACGATTTACTTCAACTGTTTCATATGCAATTGCTGTTACGCCATTCTTCGTTAGTGCCTCAGCCAATTCAGGCTCTGCTGCTAAATGAAGGTACGTGAATAAAATTAATCCTTCGCGGAAATAGTTGTATTCGGATGAAAGTGGTTCTTTTACTTTCATAACCATATCTGCAGACCAAGCTTCTGCTGCTGTTTCTACAATCTCCGCACCAGCATTTGTGTAATCTCCATCTGTAAAGCCGCTTCCCATCCCAGCTTCAGTTTCGATAATTACTTTATGTCCAGCCTTTACGAAAGCATCTACACCAGCTGGAGTAATTGCGACACGATTCTCATTGTTTTTAATTTCTTTAGGAACTCCGATTAACATGTTCCTGCCCCCTTTGTTTTCAATAATAGTATTATTATTATTAGCTTAAATTATAGAGTGTAGTTGACATTTTTTCATTGTATGAAATGAAGAATGAAAGCATTTTCATTTGTGATATTTTACAAATCCTTTCGTTTGCGTCGTAGCATTAAATCTACGTAAATGGACATTTTTTCGTTCACGTTTTTTAAATCTATTTCGGTAATTTCAACAATGCGTTTCATTCGATAATTTAACGTATTAATATGAACAAACAATTTTTTAGAAGCGTCGTTCATATTACTATCTTCGTTAATGAAAACTTCTAACGTTTTTAAAAAGTTTGTGTTGTTTACTTTATCATATTGTTCAAGCTTAAAAATGGCTGGGTGTTCGTACGAATCGGAGCGTTTTTCTTTCATAATCGCATCGAAATACCGAAACATACCAAGCTGATGATAGTGATATACATCTTCCAGTACTTCCGGATATTCATCTTTCATTTCTAGTACTTTTAATGCTTCCTGATAACTAGTTTCCACTCTTTCTAAGTCGGCATACACCGTTCCTGAACTTCCTTTAATTCCTTCTACCGAAAACCTATTTTTCATTTCGGCTATAAAAAAGGTAATAAATTCTCGAAAGTTTTTCTCATCCGGATAAGAAGGGTGAGGGGAAGCGATTAAAATAAGCTCATTTCGCATAACGACTAGAAAATGATTGGTGATTTTTTGACTTGTTGATATTAAATACGCGATATGGTCTTCCATTTGTCTTGAGATTTCTTGTTCAAACTGAAAGACAAGAACAGAAAATCGTTCAGGCATGGATATATTTAATTGATAAAACTTTTTACTAATTTCTTCTTGAGATTTATAATGCCCTGTTATGAGTTGCCAGAAAAAATCTTGGTAATCTTCTTCTTTTTTCTTTTTTTGTAAATGTAGTTTAATTAATAATGTTGTTGCAGCGCTCGCCGCATTTTTAAGTTGTAAAAATTGCTTATCGGATAGTTTATTTTTTTCTTCTACAATCCAAATGTAGCCTAATACTTTATTATTTTTTCGAATGGATACAGCAACACGATCACGTAAACCAATTTCTTTAATTTCAGGAATTCGGATTGGTTCGTCGGTTGCCATTAACTGAGGAATAATTCCTTCCTTCCAAAGCTTATTAATTACTTTTTCAGGAACACGTCGTTTAATAATGGTCGAGATTCGAGCTGGGTCGGTTTCGTCCTCGTGAGAGTTGTATGCTAATAAACGGTGATTAGCATCCTCTATCGTTACAGGGCATTGAAACGTATCGTTAATACTGTCAACAAGGTCCTCTAAACTTGTATACGTTCTTTTAAATGGGTCATTTTCAAATTTTTTCGTCATGAAATGGCTCCTTCATTTATTTCACATGAAAAATTACTTTATGATAATATGTAATGGACTTTGTATTTGTTTATTATGAGTTAAATTCAGTACTAACTGTAGATGTCCGCTACTGTGTTTCGTAAGTAACTGTAGCGAAAAGATACTTAATATTATTATATCAAAAAATAAAAGGTTACAGATTAGATTTTTTGTGGAGGTGGGAGGATGGCGAGAGAGAAAA from Sutcliffiella cohnii encodes:
- a CDS encoding PucR family transcriptional regulator; translated protein: MTKKFENDPFKRTYTSLEDLVDSINDTFQCPVTIEDANHRLLAYNSHEDETDPARISTIIKRRVPEKVINKLWKEGIIPQLMATDEPIRIPEIKEIGLRDRVAVSIRKNNKVLGYIWIVEEKNKLSDKQFLQLKNAASAATTLLIKLHLQKKKKEEDYQDFFWQLITGHYKSQEEISKKFYQLNISMPERFSVLVFQFEQEISRQMEDHIAYLISTSQKITNHFLVVMRNELILIASPHPSYPDEKNFREFITFFIAEMKNRFSVEGIKGSSGTVYADLERVETSYQEALKVLEMKDEYPEVLEDVYHYHQLGMFRYFDAIMKEKRSDSYEHPAIFKLEQYDKVNNTNFLKTLEVFINEDSNMNDASKKLFVHINTLNYRMKRIVEITEIDLKNVNEKMSIYVDLMLRRKRKDL
- a CDS encoding thioredoxin family protein, encoding MNLNEWFAKGLTYEQYKENMTVNREEMETIYQDFSLKTEETSLLQKVAQQQLNVIVITEDWCGDALLNNPILMKIAEAGKMDVRFILRDQNLELMDQYLTNGTARSIPIFIFINQAGEEVAVWGPRAPKVQEMVDKMKSSLPPSDSPDFKEKQSALFKQIKDLYVNDASLRDIVSDSILEKLKEKVL
- the ald gene encoding alanine dehydrogenase, translating into MLIGVPKEIKNNENRVAITPAGVDAFVKAGHKVIIETEAGMGSGFTDGDYTNAGAEIVETAAEAWSADMVMKVKEPLSSEYNYFREGLILFTYLHLAAEPELAEALTKNGVTAIAYETVEVNRTLPLLTPMSEVAGRMAAQIGAQFLEKVHGGKGILLSGVPGVKRGKVTIIGGGVAGTNAAKMAVGLGAEVTIIDLSPERLRQLDDIFGTDVTTLMSNPFNIAEAVKESDLVIGAVLIPGAKAPKLVSEEMIKSMSPGSVVVDIAIDQGGIFATSDHITTHDNPTYVKHGVVHYAVANMPGAVPRTSTIALTNATMNYALQIANKGVQKAIAENHALKLGVNVVNGSITYEAVAKDLGYNYVPVDEAFEKEITKL
- a CDS encoding NAD(P)-binding protein, with the translated sequence MAIMGAGLSGLACAIMLERNGVYPTIYESRSKVGDRFINGEALFSILTRPINDSISYLSNEYELYLKPTSHIGQMVIHSENSKATINERIGFVNIRGRHELSFENQLAEQVNSELIFNSEKSYEELSQEYTHVVMATGDASYAVKVKNFKEDLSVTLKGATVEGNFERFSVSVWLNNELAPKGYGYLLPFSDKEANIVIAFPDEAIKTDEEINKLWDRFFQTVCSELGQSLKITDQFQIRNYKIGICNAPRIGNTFFTGNCFGAIMPFLGFGQFQALLTGIYAAQDICGLGTYEQLTKPLMKSYEHSLILRRALEQMNNNTYDFLISHLDGRIGSKIFQQSTHNPLKVLSYLIRPFIKKEPRYLRNE